A genomic stretch from Lathyrus oleraceus cultivar Zhongwan6 chromosome 2, CAAS_Psat_ZW6_1.0, whole genome shotgun sequence includes:
- the LOC127121709 gene encoding probable serine/threonine-protein kinase PBL17, protein MGICFSIEEKHVSLSDSKPKPNSTGSVGNESTAPTTLLGGGTGSMNIKELREGAGYSNVHIFTYNELRLSTKQFRPDFILKRLKLLLLTLHLS, encoded by the exons ATGGGGATTTGCTTCAGCATTGAAGAAAAACACGTTTCCCTCTCCGATTCAAAACCAAAACCTAATTCCACAG GTTCGGTTGGAAATGAATCCACTGCACCAACAACTCTATTAGGTGGTGGTACTGGTTCCATGAATATCAAAGAACTTCGTGAAGGTGCTGGATACAGCAACGTCCATATTTTTACCTACAACGAATTGAGGCTTTCCACCAAGCAGTTTCGTCCCGATTTCATTCTTAAAAGGCTTAAGCTTCTCCTTCTCACTCTCCATCTGTCGTAA